Proteins from one Candidatus Dormiibacterota bacterium genomic window:
- the pyrF gene encoding orotidine-5'-phosphate decarboxylase, giving the protein MSQLIVALDVPGPEQAEALIDQLYELDVIFKIGLEALCGYPERIFSYLQARDVRYFVDVKLHDIPRTVGAAIRQLVRPGAHIINVHALGGLEMMRAAVESADARADELGISRPHIFAVTILTSLAHEDLGELGLSGGIGENATRLAALARDAGCSGVVCSAHEVADLKNFFGEDFLTLTPGIRPRQASHGDQKRVVTPAQAVAVGADYLVVGRPITQAPDPLHAARAILAEMSPALA; this is encoded by the coding sequence ATGAGCCAGTTGATCGTCGCATTGGACGTGCCGGGGCCCGAACAGGCCGAGGCGCTCATCGACCAGCTCTACGAACTCGACGTCATCTTCAAAATCGGTCTCGAAGCGCTCTGCGGATATCCGGAGCGGATTTTCTCGTATCTGCAAGCCCGCGACGTCCGCTACTTCGTCGATGTGAAATTGCACGATATTCCGCGCACGGTCGGCGCGGCGATCCGGCAACTCGTGCGGCCCGGCGCGCACATCATCAACGTGCACGCGTTAGGCGGGCTGGAGATGATGCGAGCGGCGGTCGAGAGCGCGGATGCGCGGGCCGACGAACTCGGGATCTCGCGCCCGCACATCTTCGCGGTCACGATCTTGACGAGCCTGGCGCATGAGGACCTCGGCGAACTCGGCTTGAGCGGAGGCATCGGCGAAAACGCGACGCGGCTTGCGGCGCTCGCCCGCGACGCGGGCTGCTCCGGCGTGGTCTGCAGCGCGCACGAAGTCGCGGATCTCAAGAACTTCTTCGGCGAAGATTTTCTCACGCTCACGCCCGGAATTCGCCCGCGCCAAGCAAGCCACGGCGACCAGAAGCGGGTCGTCACGCCGGCGCAGGCGGTAGCGGTCGGTGCGGACTATCTGGTCGTCGGCCGCCCGATCACTCAGGCGCCGGATCCGCTGCACGCCGCGCGTGCGATCCTCGCCGAGATGTCCCCGGCACTCGCCTAA
- the pyrE gene encoding orotate phosphoribosyltransferase codes for MSTFDLSRALHERGALLDGHFRLSSGRHSNRFVQKFRILEDPRLVEEVARGIAGAFRSVRPTVVVSAAVGGIVLGYEVARQLGTLALFVEKEDGVPKLRRNFQLNADDRVLIVEDVVTTGMSVREVIDVVRGHGAHVAGVGIIVKRGDADFGVPTHALLDLPIVSYDPAECPQCASGAPIDDPGSRRA; via the coding sequence ATGTCAACTTTCGATCTCTCGCGCGCGCTCCACGAACGCGGTGCGTTATTGGACGGCCACTTTCGCCTCAGCTCCGGCCGCCATAGCAATCGCTTCGTTCAGAAATTCCGCATTTTGGAAGACCCCCGTTTGGTCGAGGAGGTCGCGCGCGGCATCGCCGGGGCGTTTCGCTCGGTTCGCCCGACGGTCGTGGTGAGCGCGGCGGTGGGCGGCATCGTTTTGGGCTACGAAGTTGCGCGACAACTCGGCACGCTGGCGCTCTTCGTCGAAAAAGAGGACGGCGTCCCGAAGCTGCGCCGCAATTTTCAACTCAACGCCGACGATCGCGTCCTGATCGTCGAGGACGTCGTTACGACCGGCATGTCGGTGCGTGAGGTGATCGACGTGGTGCGCGGCCACGGAGCGCACGTCGCGGGCGTCGGCATCATCGTCAAGCGCGGCGATGCGGATTTCGGCGTGCCGACGCACGCGCTGCTCGATCTGCCGATCGTTTCATACGATCCCGCCGAGTGCCCGCAGTGCGCGTCGGGTGCGCCGATCGACGACCCCGGGTCGCGGCGAGCGTAG
- the hisC gene encoding histidinol-phosphate transaminase has protein sequence MTRSVVRALAPYKAGTSIEEVRKRFGLERIIKLASNENPLGSSPKALAALQHLDGLHLYLDDAHLELKTALAGRYGLSAENVVLGHGSNELVGLIAEMLLEPGLQAVMATPSFQLYRLATLVRGAAAVEVPLVEGKHDLEAMLAAVTERTALMFLCDPNNPTGTSLDGAQWEMLLARLPSHVTLVIDRAYSEYMDADAPDVTAFIKRRPKTLVLRTMSKIYGLASLRVGYGFGDAESIGWLDRIRLPFNVSLPAALGALGALEDDAFVRRSVELNEAGKAYLGAEFARLGLRAYPTQANFIAVEVPVEATRAYEALLERGIIVRSGDALHMPGWLRVTIGTPEENRAFVAALEELLVQWRA, from the coding sequence ATGACCCGCTCCGTCGTGCGCGCGCTCGCTCCATACAAAGCCGGAACGTCGATCGAAGAGGTGCGCAAGCGTTTCGGCCTGGAACGGATTATCAAGCTCGCATCGAACGAAAATCCGCTCGGAAGTTCGCCCAAGGCGCTGGCGGCACTCCAGCATCTCGATGGATTGCACCTGTACCTCGACGACGCGCACCTGGAATTAAAGACCGCGCTCGCCGGCCGCTACGGGCTGAGTGCCGAGAACGTCGTGCTCGGGCACGGCAGCAACGAATTGGTGGGTTTGATCGCGGAGATGTTGCTCGAACCGGGCCTGCAAGCCGTGATGGCAACCCCGTCGTTTCAGCTGTACCGCCTGGCCACGCTCGTGCGCGGGGCCGCGGCCGTCGAAGTTCCGCTCGTCGAAGGCAAACACGATCTCGAGGCGATGCTGGCAGCCGTTACCGAACGCACCGCGTTGATGTTTCTATGCGATCCGAACAATCCGACCGGCACCTCGCTGGACGGCGCGCAGTGGGAGATGCTTCTGGCGCGCCTTCCGAGCCATGTGACGCTCGTCATCGATCGCGCGTACAGCGAGTATATGGATGCCGATGCGCCGGACGTAACGGCCTTTATCAAGCGGCGTCCTAAAACGCTGGTGCTGCGAACGATGTCGAAAATCTACGGCTTGGCGAGCTTGCGCGTAGGTTACGGCTTCGGCGATGCGGAGAGCATCGGATGGCTCGACCGCATACGCCTGCCGTTCAACGTCTCGTTGCCTGCGGCGTTGGGCGCGTTGGGAGCGCTCGAGGACGATGCGTTCGTGCGCCGCAGCGTCGAGTTGAACGAAGCCGGCAAGGCCTATCTCGGGGCCGAATTCGCGCGTCTGGGCCTGCGGGCATACCCAACCCAAGCGAATTTCATCGCCGTCGAAGTCCCGGTCGAGGCGACGCGCGCGTACGAAGCGCTGCTCGAGCGCGGCATCATCGTGCGGTCGGGCGACGCGCTGCATATGCCGGGTTGGCTGCGCGTGACGATCGGCACGCCCGAGGAGAATCGAGCATTTGTGGCCGCCCTCGAAGAGCTTCTCGTGCAATGGCGCGCCTGA
- a CDS encoding GNAT family N-acetyltransferase, with protein MARLSVRAGGEADRAFIRALGKRTAMDSVSPVRRASPSAVLESYDRLLDIVENQSHVALIAERDGRPAGFLLLLDRLADEVTGEPQAFVAYMAVERAHRREGVGAALMRAAEDEARSRGLPYIALMVTEENAAAQALYATFGFVTERRLLCKEL; from the coding sequence ATGGCGCGCCTGAGCGTTCGGGCCGGCGGCGAGGCAGACCGCGCGTTCATCCGGGCCTTGGGAAAACGCACCGCGATGGACAGCGTTTCGCCGGTGCGCCGCGCCTCGCCGAGTGCGGTCCTCGAGAGCTACGATCGCTTACTCGATATCGTGGAGAATCAATCCCACGTGGCCCTGATCGCCGAGCGCGACGGCAGGCCGGCCGGGTTTTTGCTTCTGCTCGATCGGCTTGCGGATGAGGTGACGGGCGAGCCGCAGGCCTTCGTCGCGTATATGGCCGTCGAACGGGCCCATCGACGGGAGGGCGTGGGAGCGGCGTTGATGCGCGCCGCCGAGGATGAGGCTCGGAGCAGAGGTCTGCCGTATATAGCGCTGATGGTGACCGAAGAGAATGCGGCGGCGCAGGCACTCTACGCGACTTTTGGCTTCGTAACGGAACGGCGACTGCTGTGCAAAGAGCTATAG
- a CDS encoding AI-2E family transporter — translation MQRAIARATWRRVAWGSAIVVLAALAVIFAAHIPRTMSIFLIAAFIAFGVEPIVVHLQLRRVPKPLAISIVFLCLLGIIVVGVMVIVPLTINQVQGLAASIPTYVSTLQAWLTTLQESLQEHLPALHIPSTSFDLGQLGTQRLSALATGTISSVGSILVSTATGFFVAFSSIVLSFFFLLNDSQITDGFAAMFPESRRSTARNLAAEITQVFGSYISGQVIVSAITGVVVGTLCALIGFKLWLILGIITFVGYSIPVIGMLIVQVIALILCAPQGGWMILWVQVITFGMARVSDNILVPKIMGDSVGVSPIGVMFAVFAGGELFGVPGLLLGIPAAALVKLLWRYFVSPWLHAQLDKR, via the coding sequence GTGCAAAGAGCTATAGCCCGGGCCACCTGGCGCCGCGTCGCCTGGGGCTCGGCGATCGTGGTGCTGGCGGCCCTGGCGGTGATTTTTGCCGCGCATATTCCGCGCACGATGTCGATCTTCTTGATCGCGGCCTTCATCGCGTTTGGCGTCGAGCCGATCGTCGTCCACTTACAGCTGCGCCGCGTGCCCAAACCGCTGGCGATCAGCATCGTCTTTCTCTGCCTGCTGGGAATCATCGTCGTGGGCGTCATGGTAATCGTGCCGCTGACGATCAATCAGGTCCAGGGACTCGCTGCAAGCATCCCAACGTATGTGTCGACGCTCCAAGCGTGGCTTACGACTCTGCAAGAATCGCTGCAGGAGCACTTGCCGGCGCTGCACATTCCCAGCACGTCGTTCGATCTCGGCCAACTCGGGACGCAGCGTCTCTCCGCCCTTGCAACCGGCACGATCTCCTCGGTGGGAAGCATTCTGGTGAGCACGGCGACGGGGTTCTTCGTGGCGTTTTCGTCGATCGTGCTGTCGTTTTTCTTCCTGCTCAACGATTCGCAGATTACCGACGGGTTCGCCGCGATGTTTCCGGAGAGCAGGCGCAGTACGGCGCGCAACCTCGCGGCCGAGATCACCCAGGTCTTCGGAAGTTACATCTCCGGGCAGGTGATCGTCAGCGCGATTACCGGGGTGGTAGTGGGCACGCTCTGCGCGCTGATCGGTTTCAAGCTCTGGCTGATTCTGGGGATCATCACGTTCGTGGGGTACTCGATTCCCGTCATCGGCATGTTGATCGTGCAGGTGATCGCGCTGATCCTCTGCGCCCCGCAAGGGGGGTGGATGATTCTCTGGGTTCAGGTGATCACGTTCGGCATGGCCCGCGTAAGCGATAATATTTTGGTGCCGAAGATCATGGGCGATTCGGTCGGCGTCTCGCCGATCGGCGTCATGTTCGCGGTCTTTGCAGGCGGCGAGTTGTTCGGCGTTCCGGGCTTGCTTTTGGGGATCCCGGCGGCTGCGCTCGTCAAGCTCCTCTGGCGTTACTTCGTTTCGCCGTGGCTGCACGCGCAACTCGATAAACGATAG
- the ppk2 gene encoding polyphosphate kinase 2, which produces MGKKYAKSLHDVQVALVGLQRHAIKHQLKVLAIFEGRDSSGKDGTIKRITEHLSPRETRVVALGKPTERETTQWYFERYVPHLPAAAEVALFNRSWYNRAGVERVMGFCTDDDYEQFMETVTTFEYMLVRSGIHLVKYYLDIDKDEQKKRLESRREDPLKQWKISPIDDAAIDRWDAYSKARDAMFARTSSPASPWIVVNANNKKRARLNVIRDLLQRVDHHAPHRADFEPDRSVVFEFEPAALEDGRIAK; this is translated from the coding sequence ATGGGGAAAAAATACGCCAAGAGCTTACACGACGTTCAAGTTGCGCTCGTCGGACTCCAGCGCCACGCGATCAAACATCAGCTCAAAGTTCTCGCGATCTTCGAGGGCCGCGATAGTAGCGGCAAAGACGGCACGATCAAACGCATTACCGAGCATTTGAGCCCGCGCGAAACGCGCGTCGTCGCGCTCGGCAAGCCGACCGAACGCGAAACCACGCAATGGTATTTCGAACGCTACGTCCCCCATCTCCCGGCCGCGGCCGAAGTCGCGCTGTTCAATCGGAGCTGGTACAACCGCGCCGGCGTCGAGCGCGTCATGGGGTTTTGCACCGACGACGACTACGAGCAGTTTATGGAGACCGTCACGACGTTCGAGTATATGCTCGTGCGCTCGGGCATTCATTTGGTGAAGTACTACCTCGACATCGACAAGGACGAGCAGAAAAAGCGCCTGGAATCGCGCCGCGAAGACCCGCTCAAACAATGGAAGATCAGTCCGATCGACGATGCCGCGATCGACCGCTGGGATGCGTACAGCAAGGCCCGCGACGCGATGTTCGCCCGCACCTCCTCGCCTGCTTCGCCGTGGATCGTCGTGAATGCCAACAACAAAAAGCGGGCGCGGCTCAACGTCATCCGCGACCTGCTCCAGCGCGTCGACCACCACGCGCCTCACCGCGCGGACTTCGAGCCGGATCGCTCGGTCGTGTTCGAATTCGAACCCGCGGCCCTCGAAGACGGCCGCATCGCCAAGTAG
- the argS gene encoding arginine--tRNA ligase, producing MSPTTTDLMLPESALEAFRCALGAAIAARYPQTVAAQIGFEAPRRPEFGDFATNAAFPLAKVARTAPNAVAEILVADVRAAAPDVCAHFSSIESVAGFINLRLTPAVWQAQLAQIVRDAETFGSAPSNGTRVSLEFGSANPTGPLVVVQGRTLSIGDTLAKAMRMRGYDVFTEWIVNDFGTQVDTLGRSLYARYLQHFDPAHPFPEDGYPGEYLLPIAADIAQRDAERWIVAPQSEWLPYFSRHGLETLLALQKETARRFGVHYDLWQSERALHESGRVREDIDHLRELGLTYESEGALFFRATDYGDDKDRVVLRSDGRPTYYGADVAYHYEKLKRADRVIDLLGPDHHGYIGRLKGLATALGYPGRLDVMIAQQITLMRAGEQVSMSKRAGNIITLDDILDEVGVDAARFFFVMLATDSPLTFDLALAVEQTSDNPVYYVQYGHARIASVLRNADAADVAFARSGAHLDRLSHAAELTLARRLSELPGVVQGVVDHLAPHRLAKYARDVATDFHQFYTECKILVEDRELRVARLALALGAKSVLARVLDLVGVSAPETM from the coding sequence ATGAGCCCTACCACCACTGACCTGATGCTGCCCGAATCCGCGCTCGAAGCGTTCCGCTGCGCGCTTGGCGCCGCCATCGCCGCGCGTTACCCGCAGACGGTCGCCGCGCAGATCGGGTTCGAAGCGCCGCGCCGCCCGGAATTCGGCGATTTTGCCACCAATGCGGCCTTCCCACTCGCAAAGGTCGCGCGAACCGCGCCCAACGCCGTCGCGGAAATTCTCGTCGCCGACGTACGCGCGGCCGCGCCGGATGTCTGCGCGCACTTTAGCTCCATCGAGTCCGTCGCCGGCTTCATCAACCTGCGGCTGACGCCGGCGGTGTGGCAGGCGCAACTCGCCCAGATCGTGCGCGACGCGGAAACGTTTGGGTCGGCGCCGAGCAACGGCACGCGCGTCTCGCTCGAATTCGGCTCCGCCAACCCCACCGGGCCGCTCGTGGTCGTGCAAGGGCGCACGCTTTCGATCGGCGATACGCTCGCGAAAGCGATGCGCATGCGCGGGTACGACGTCTTCACCGAATGGATCGTCAACGATTTCGGCACGCAGGTCGATACCCTCGGGCGCTCGCTCTACGCACGCTACTTGCAGCACTTCGATCCCGCGCATCCGTTTCCCGAAGACGGCTATCCGGGGGAATACCTCTTGCCGATCGCGGCCGATATCGCGCAGCGCGACGCGGAGCGCTGGATCGTCGCTCCGCAGAGTGAGTGGTTGCCGTATTTCTCCCGCCACGGGCTAGAGACGCTGCTCGCTCTGCAGAAGGAAACCGCGCGCCGTTTCGGCGTGCATTACGATCTGTGGCAGAGCGAACGCGCACTGCACGAAAGCGGCCGCGTGCGCGAAGACATCGACCATTTGCGCGAACTCGGTCTCACCTACGAGAGCGAAGGCGCGCTGTTCTTCCGCGCAACCGATTATGGCGACGATAAAGACCGCGTCGTCCTGCGTTCGGACGGGCGTCCGACCTACTACGGTGCCGATGTCGCCTACCATTACGAAAAGCTCAAACGCGCGGATCGCGTCATCGATCTGCTCGGCCCCGATCACCACGGCTACATCGGGCGCCTCAAGGGCCTGGCCACCGCACTAGGCTATCCCGGGCGGCTCGACGTGATGATCGCGCAGCAGATCACGCTGATGCGCGCGGGCGAGCAGGTCAGCATGAGCAAACGCGCCGGCAACATCATCACGCTCGACGATATTCTCGACGAAGTCGGCGTCGACGCCGCGCGGTTCTTCTTCGTTATGCTCGCCACCGACTCGCCGCTCACGTTCGATCTCGCGCTCGCGGTCGAGCAGACCAGCGACAACCCCGTGTACTACGTGCAGTACGGCCACGCGCGCATCGCGTCGGTTCTGCGCAACGCCGATGCGGCCGACGTCGCGTTCGCGCGCTCGGGCGCGCACCTCGACCGCCTCTCGCATGCCGCGGAACTCACGCTGGCCCGGCGGCTGAGCGAGTTGCCGGGCGTCGTTCAGGGCGTGGTGGACCATCTCGCGCCGCACCGGTTGGCGAAATACGCCCGCGATGTGGCGACCGACTTTCATCAATTCTATACCGAGTGCAAGATTCTGGTGGAGGATCGGGAGCTGCGTGTCGCGCGCCTCGCGCTCGCACTCGGAGCAAAGAGCGTGCTCGCACGCGTCCTCGATCTGGTTGGGGTAAGCGCGCCGGAGACCATGTGA
- a CDS encoding 23S rRNA (pseudouridine(1915)-N(3))-methyltransferase RlmH: MQLRLIAVDKLRARYVAEACAEFRKRLAPYFPYEEIDVRPGDGSAPASSMHEEGERILKLVRPDERLWLLERCGTQLTSEALARKIGEVTHSGASRLTFVIAGTYGASPALRERAEFLWSLSNLTFLHEWARMIVLEQLYRAAKIARNEPYHH, from the coding sequence ATGCAGCTCAGGCTCATCGCGGTCGATAAGCTTCGCGCGCGGTACGTCGCGGAGGCCTGTGCCGAATTTCGCAAACGTCTCGCACCGTATTTTCCGTACGAGGAAATCGACGTGCGCCCCGGCGACGGTAGCGCGCCGGCGTCTTCGATGCACGAGGAGGGCGAGCGCATCCTCAAGCTCGTGCGCCCCGACGAGCGGCTGTGGCTACTGGAACGCTGCGGCACCCAACTCACCAGCGAAGCGCTCGCGCGAAAGATCGGCGAGGTCACCCATAGCGGCGCGTCACGCCTGACTTTTGTCATAGCCGGAACCTACGGCGCATCGCCCGCGCTACGCGAGCGCGCCGAATTTCTTTGGTCGCTCTCCAACCTGACCTTCTTGCACGAGTGGGCGCGCATGATCGTGCTGGAACAGCTCTATCGCGCGGCGAAGATCGCTCGCAATGAGCCCTACCACCACTGA
- a CDS encoding DNA-processing protein DprA, translating to MLAHYLPLAEFERLRGERGLELTLSGLWCAGSPKALARPCVAIVGTRSATAYGRRIAGEIARELGQAGCCILSGLALGIDAAAHGGALAGGTPTVGVLGGGHHAFFPTRNRALADRMIEQGGAVLSPYPPEHAPRPGQFLARNGVVAALADAVVVVEAPARSGAINTAQWAAGRIPVLAVPGDVDRPHVAGCHALIRDGAILARDARDVLEVLGLLAPAAVAARPEPLVPRDPLSARLFELLAHGERDLDALLAHAQADASAVIAALVQLELLGAIERRDGNIFTRSR from the coding sequence ATGCTGGCCCATTATCTGCCCCTCGCCGAGTTCGAACGCCTGCGCGGCGAACGGGGCCTGGAGCTGACGCTCTCCGGCCTGTGGTGCGCCGGCTCGCCGAAGGCCCTGGCACGCCCGTGCGTTGCGATCGTCGGCACGCGCAGCGCCACGGCGTACGGCCGCCGTATCGCCGGGGAGATAGCCCGCGAGCTCGGCCAGGCCGGGTGCTGCATCCTCTCCGGCCTGGCCCTGGGCATCGACGCCGCCGCCCATGGCGGCGCCCTCGCAGGCGGCACGCCGACCGTCGGCGTGCTCGGCGGGGGCCACCACGCGTTCTTCCCCACGCGTAACCGCGCCTTAGCCGACCGGATGATCGAGCAGGGCGGGGCGGTGCTCTCACCCTACCCGCCCGAGCATGCGCCGCGTCCCGGCCAGTTTCTCGCCCGCAACGGCGTGGTCGCCGCCCTGGCGGACGCGGTCGTCGTGGTCGAGGCACCGGCCCGCAGCGGCGCGATCAACACCGCCCAATGGGCAGCCGGGCGCATCCCCGTGCTGGCGGTGCCCGGCGACGTCGATCGCCCGCACGTTGCCGGCTGCCACGCGCTGATCCGCGACGGCGCCATTCTCGCGCGCGACGCTCGCGACGTCTTGGAAGTGCTGGGGCTGCTCGCTCCGGCCGCGGTCGCGGCGCGGCCCGAGCCGTTGGTACCGCGGGACCCTTTGAGCGCGCGGCTGTTCGAATTGCTGGCACACGGCGAGCGCGATTTGGACGCGCTGCTGGCGCACGCGCAGGCCGACGCTTCCGCGGTCATTGCGGCGCTGGTGCAACTCGAGCTTCTCGGAGCGATCGAGCGTCGCGACGGCAACATCTTCACACGCTCGCGATGA
- a CDS encoding DUF5679 domain-containing protein, which produces MAAEAYCVKCKTKRPIKDAVQITMKNGRPATEGKCPECGTKMFKIGAAS; this is translated from the coding sequence GTGGCAGCTGAAGCCTATTGCGTCAAGTGTAAAACGAAGCGCCCAATCAAAGACGCAGTCCAGATTACGATGAAAAACGGCCGTCCCGCGACCGAGGGCAAGTGCCCTGAATGCGGTACCAAGATGTTCAAAATCGGAGCGGCGTCCTAA
- the nrdR gene encoding transcriptional regulator NrdR, which translates to MWEYARCTRAPFEERPLICPTCRKSETRVVDSRDDETVVRRRRECLDPRCKHRFTTYERMESPRLFVVKKDGRREQYSREKILGGLRKACEKRPISESQMEAVAADLERELFARGESEVPSTMVGEKLMEALKNLDPVAYIRFASVYRSFRDIESFREELTQLLAK; encoded by the coding sequence ATGTGGGAGTATGCCCGGTGCACTCGTGCACCGTTCGAGGAACGGCCGCTGATCTGTCCGACCTGTCGCAAGAGCGAGACCCGCGTGGTGGACTCGCGCGACGACGAAACCGTGGTCCGTCGCCGGCGCGAGTGTTTAGACCCGCGCTGCAAGCATCGCTTTACCACGTACGAGCGGATGGAATCGCCGCGCCTCTTCGTCGTCAAGAAAGACGGGCGGCGCGAGCAATACAGCCGCGAGAAGATCCTCGGCGGCTTGCGCAAGGCCTGCGAAAAGCGCCCCATCTCCGAGAGCCAGATGGAGGCGGTCGCGGCGGATCTCGAACGCGAGCTCTTCGCGCGCGGCGAGAGTGAAGTGCCCTCGACCATGGTCGGCGAGAAGTTGATGGAGGCGCTCAAGAACCTCGACCCGGTTGCGTACATCCGCTTTGCGAGCGTGTATCGCTCATTCCGCGATATCGAAAGCTTTCGAGAAGAACTCACGCAACTGCTCGCCAAATGA
- the dut gene encoding dUTP diphosphatase yields MLNGVRVALMRLPEGEGLPIPTYMSDLAAGADLYAAVRDELVLLPGARALVPAGFALAIPPGFEAQIRPRSGLALRSGVTCLNAPGTIDADYRGPVQVLLANLGAEPVTIARGDRIAQLVVAPVSRASFEEVADLPQSVRGAGGFGSTGVA; encoded by the coding sequence ATGTTGAATGGCGTCCGGGTCGCGTTGATGCGCCTACCCGAAGGGGAAGGCTTGCCGATCCCAACTTACATGAGCGACCTAGCGGCCGGTGCCGATCTGTACGCGGCAGTGCGCGACGAACTGGTTCTGTTACCGGGAGCGCGCGCGCTCGTGCCGGCCGGCTTCGCACTGGCGATACCGCCGGGCTTCGAGGCGCAGATCCGCCCGCGTAGCGGCCTCGCGCTGCGCAGCGGCGTCACATGCTTGAACGCGCCGGGTACGATCGATGCGGATTATCGCGGCCCCGTGCAGGTGCTGCTGGCCAATCTCGGCGCCGAGCCCGTGACCATCGCGCGCGGCGACCGTATCGCGCAACTCGTCGTCGCGCCCGTTTCGCGAGCCAGCTTCGAAGAAGTAGCGGATTTACCGCAGAGCGTACGCGGCGCGGGCGGTTTCGGCAGTACGGGAGTTGCATGA
- a CDS encoding ketopantoate reductase C-terminal domain-containing protein gives MMKVYIVGKGAVGTYLGDMLAAVGVEVAYAPRELAAVTRYDADVAIVTTKAYDTPGAIETLRAAIAFPERCVFVSPQNGIGNEERLAEAFGADNVVAAALTVPVDRDRDGRASATKEGGLAFAPVGTSAFNWLVATFASTGLNVKVVDNWRALKWSKLALNVVANASCAILNVLPNRLVHFEKIFTLEIRMIREVRAVMHALGLTPIDLPRYPVKALFAAAALPSPIARGVMSNSIASGRGTKAPSLLLDLRRGEPQTEVDVLNGAVARYGIEHGVPTPVNAVYARVLDDIAHMPQLWAKYRERPEALEAEVLAEMKRVKALRRGA, from the coding sequence ATGATGAAGGTTTACATCGTCGGCAAGGGCGCCGTCGGTACGTATCTGGGCGATATGCTCGCGGCGGTCGGGGTGGAGGTTGCATACGCTCCGCGTGAGCTCGCCGCGGTTACGCGATACGATGCCGATGTGGCCATCGTTACGACCAAGGCCTACGACACGCCGGGCGCGATCGAGACCCTGCGCGCGGCGATTGCTTTCCCGGAGCGTTGCGTTTTCGTTTCGCCGCAGAACGGGATCGGAAACGAGGAACGGCTCGCCGAGGCGTTCGGGGCCGACAACGTTGTAGCCGCCGCGCTCACCGTGCCAGTCGATCGAGATCGCGATGGCCGCGCCAGCGCTACCAAAGAGGGTGGGCTCGCGTTTGCGCCGGTCGGTACGAGCGCGTTCAACTGGCTCGTGGCAACCTTCGCGAGCACCGGCCTCAACGTCAAGGTCGTCGATAACTGGCGCGCCCTAAAGTGGAGCAAGCTCGCGCTCAACGTCGTCGCGAACGCGAGTTGCGCGATCCTCAACGTTTTGCCGAACCGCCTCGTGCATTTCGAGAAGATTTTTACGCTCGAGATTCGCATGATTCGCGAGGTACGCGCGGTCATGCACGCGCTCGGCCTCACACCGATCGATCTGCCGCGCTACCCCGTCAAGGCGCTCTTCGCGGCGGCGGCGCTGCCGAGCCCGATCGCGCGCGGCGTCATGTCGAACAGCATCGCGAGCGGACGCGGGACGAAGGCGCCGTCGTTGCTGCTCGATCTGCGTCGCGGCGAACCGCAAACGGAAGTCGACGTGCTCAACGGCGCCGTCGCGCGATACGGCATCGAACACGGGGTGCCGACGCCCGTCAATGCGGTGTACGCGCGCGTGCTCGACGATATCGCGCACATGCCGCAACTCTGGGCGAAGTACCGCGAACGGCCGGAGGCATTGGAAGCCGAGGTTCTCGCGGAGATGAAACGCGTCAAGGCGTTACGGCGGGGAGCATAG